A DNA window from Paenibacillus sp. HWE-109 contains the following coding sequences:
- a CDS encoding ABC transporter permease, with translation MKTRENYKKYMYGLILPVIILTVWQLVGSLRLVPPQLLPTPIAIIKAFIGLTRDGVLFDNLSVSMYRAVIGFIIGGGLGLLSGLLVGFFRKTEYTLDPTLQMIRTVPHLAIMPLFILWFGFGEFSKVLLIAKGAFFPLYLNTFLGIRGIDSKLFEVTRVLEFSRFKQITKLILPSAMPNILLGLRLSLGMAWLSLIVAELMGANSGVGYMISDARQFAQTDVVFVGIVIFALVGKLTDSLVRKLEDQLLRWRDNYDGVDSK, from the coding sequence ATGAAAACTCGCGAGAATTATAAGAAATATATGTATGGCCTCATTTTGCCAGTCATCATTTTGACCGTCTGGCAATTGGTCGGATCGCTCCGCTTGGTGCCCCCCCAATTGCTTCCTACTCCCATCGCAATTATCAAAGCCTTCATCGGCTTAACGAGAGATGGTGTTTTATTCGATAACCTCTCTGTTAGTATGTATCGCGCGGTTATAGGCTTTATCATTGGCGGCGGTCTGGGTCTGCTATCAGGGCTGCTTGTAGGGTTTTTCCGCAAAACGGAGTACACCTTGGACCCTACTTTACAAATGATTAGAACTGTACCTCATTTGGCTATCATGCCTCTATTCATTCTATGGTTCGGCTTCGGCGAATTTTCGAAAGTTTTATTAATTGCAAAAGGTGCCTTTTTCCCTCTCTATCTGAACACCTTTCTAGGTATACGAGGCATTGATTCCAAGCTGTTCGAGGTTACCCGTGTGCTCGAATTCAGCCGCTTCAAGCAGATTACCAAGCTGATCTTGCCTTCCGCGATGCCCAACATTTTGCTTGGTCTGCGACTTTCGCTCGGTATGGCTTGGCTGAGCCTGATTGTCGCAGAATTAATGGGAGCCAACTCCGGCGTAGGCTACATGATCTCGGATGCGAGACAATTCGCCCAAACCGATGTTGTCTTCGTCGGAATCGTCATATTTGCTCTAGTGGGCAAACTGACAGATTCCCTTGTCCGCAAGCTCGAGGACCAGCTGCTTCGCTGGAGAGATAATTATGATGGCGTGGATAGTAAGTAA
- a CDS encoding Ldh family oxidoreductase — MNTVTLPIQELRELGRQVLLKHGATKREAEIVTEDYLEAHLRGRSSHGITFFRNAVESFEDKGTYQVGPFDGAYMHIIGNRDIGHIVAREAIDLAIPFLTDRKMITIGLTDITRFNCSGTIARYGAEQGAITLVFAYGGTSVMTPPGGTAAAVNNTPIGIAFPHTDPLFVLDMATSERAWGHVTLAKYNEESIPDTWGVDQQGLPTTNPAEVKYLSPFGGYKGFGLALAFEMLSGALVNVPIGSKGPGKSRGALIQLIDPTAFGHTVESFREQITGFLSEINNIPTLDPDKSITYPGQASEQRYRESLASGVITVHQTVIEYLNNQLRDE, encoded by the coding sequence ATGAATACAGTAACTCTTCCTATTCAGGAGCTGAGAGAGCTTGGCAGACAAGTCCTCCTTAAACACGGAGCCACGAAGCGTGAAGCGGAAATCGTAACCGAGGATTATTTGGAAGCCCATCTACGTGGCCGCTCCTCTCATGGCATTACCTTCTTCAGAAATGCTGTCGAGTCCTTCGAGGACAAAGGCACTTATCAAGTTGGTCCTTTCGATGGAGCTTACATGCATATCATCGGCAATCGGGACATTGGGCATATTGTTGCTCGCGAAGCCATTGATCTGGCTATCCCCTTCCTAACAGACCGTAAAATGATTACGATTGGGCTAACCGATATTACCCGCTTTAATTGCTCAGGCACAATTGCCAGATATGGCGCCGAGCAAGGTGCGATCACACTCGTATTCGCTTATGGCGGGACAAGCGTGATGACTCCCCCGGGAGGAACAGCAGCTGCCGTGAACAACACGCCAATTGGTATAGCTTTCCCGCATACGGATCCATTATTTGTTCTGGATATGGCCACTTCCGAGCGTGCTTGGGGTCATGTGACTTTAGCCAAATACAATGAGGAATCCATCCCAGACACTTGGGGTGTCGACCAACAAGGGTTGCCTACAACCAACCCTGCTGAAGTTAAATATCTGTCTCCTTTTGGCGGTTACAAAGGCTTTGGACTTGCGTTGGCATTTGAAATGCTAAGCGGCGCACTTGTCAATGTTCCTATTGGCTCCAAAGGTCCCGGTAAAAGCAGAGGCGCGTTGATCCAGCTCATCGATCCTACCGCCTTCGGTCACACCGTGGAATCTTTCCGGGAACAAATCACTGGATTTTTGAGTGAGATTAACAACATCCCGACACTCGATCCAGACAAGTCCATCACTTATCCAGGCCAAGCCTCCGAGCAGCGCTACCGTGAGAGTCTGGCGTCCGGCGTTATTACCGTCCATCAAACTGTTATTGAGTATCTTAACAATCAACTTCGAGATGAGTAA
- a CDS encoding aliphatic sulfonate ABC transporter substrate-binding protein, giving the protein MKLSKIAVPALTLSLLLVLSACGSKPSPTASSSTAPSPSSSSPASQKEVVVNIGVQHAVAPLVLAQQKKWFEEEFAKHNAKVNWLEVQGGPPQFDAILTNRLDLAVTGNTPVITAQMADIPFKEIAVGSTGSKNNALLVQKGSAIKSVEQLKGKKIAVAKATSGYDMLFRLIDKAGLKPGDIQTIQLTADDAKAAFISGSVDAWAIGEPYLSTSVVNDGATVLADGSNINYISPAFHVARTKFAEEHPELVTAYLKVLEKTLQWQNQNFDEAVKIYSEGTKLNADVVKSVIKNVSFATLPVSDDFVKGQQELAQFLLNEKAINKLVDPSKVVDNTYIKQALEDIKNNK; this is encoded by the coding sequence ATGAAATTATCAAAAATTGCCGTTCCTGCTTTGACACTAAGTTTATTACTTGTTTTGTCCGCATGCGGCAGCAAGCCAAGCCCTACTGCATCCAGCAGCACTGCGCCAAGCCCTAGCTCAAGTTCACCGGCTTCGCAAAAAGAAGTTGTCGTGAACATCGGTGTTCAGCACGCCGTGGCTCCGCTAGTTTTAGCACAGCAAAAGAAATGGTTTGAAGAGGAGTTTGCCAAACATAACGCCAAAGTGAACTGGCTCGAGGTGCAAGGCGGACCGCCCCAATTTGATGCCATCCTTACGAATCGCCTTGATTTGGCTGTAACGGGCAATACGCCTGTTATTACTGCACAAATGGCAGACATCCCGTTCAAAGAAATTGCCGTTGGCAGCACAGGGTCCAAAAACAATGCCTTGCTCGTTCAAAAAGGCAGCGCAATTAAAAGCGTGGAACAATTAAAAGGCAAAAAAATTGCCGTTGCCAAAGCAACCAGCGGCTACGATATGTTATTCCGATTGATTGATAAAGCGGGCTTGAAGCCTGGAGATATTCAAACTATTCAGCTTACTGCCGACGATGCGAAAGCGGCTTTCATCAGCGGTTCCGTTGATGCTTGGGCCATTGGAGAGCCTTACCTGTCTACTTCCGTGGTCAACGACGGCGCGACTGTACTTGCTGACGGCTCTAACATTAACTACATTAGCCCAGCCTTCCATGTGGCCCGTACCAAATTCGCTGAAGAGCATCCCGAGCTAGTTACAGCCTACTTAAAAGTACTGGAGAAAACCTTGCAATGGCAAAATCAGAATTTCGATGAAGCTGTGAAAATTTACTCTGAAGGTACAAAACTCAATGCAGACGTGGTCAAATCTGTCATCAAAAATGTCAGCTTCGCGACTCTGCCGGTTTCTGATGATTTCGTAAAAGGCCAGCAAGAACTCGCTCAATTCCTGCTCAATGAAAAAGCGATCAACAAACTGGTCGATCCATCCAAAGTCGTTGATAACACTTACATTAAACAAGCATTGGAAGATATCAAAAACAACAAATAA
- a CDS encoding LysR family transcriptional regulator, with the protein MNIEQLEYIVNIARTGSISTTAEIMHVSQAGISKALARLEREIGFELFERTRIGTMPTDRGRIIIEKANEALLKIQDVRDAVLMQNDHIDGEVRLSVSPNFMAVLPKSIVSFKNYYPYVRLEITEKDSIDIIEDIKQNKTDMGLIYLNHEPKVTEDLWLTKMFESRVVVCVSKHSWLASKSSVTRKDLITQPFVSINGSFSKRYMEQFKEKYGPVNIIFTSNNQEVLKRTIAEGAAIGIFIEFSIKKDPLITSGEIVAIPLVSDESNIVTFGCARSKKQNFPRTHQVFLKYLLTEIHSLEK; encoded by the coding sequence ATGAATATTGAGCAATTAGAATATATTGTTAATATTGCAAGGACAGGGTCGATATCGACAACCGCTGAAATCATGCATGTATCTCAGGCAGGGATTAGTAAAGCCTTAGCGAGGCTGGAAAGAGAAATTGGCTTTGAGCTTTTTGAACGTACGCGAATAGGGACGATGCCTACGGACCGTGGGAGAATCATTATTGAGAAGGCAAATGAGGCGCTCCTGAAAATTCAAGATGTCAGGGATGCCGTGCTTATGCAGAATGACCACATCGATGGTGAGGTCCGCTTGTCTGTGAGCCCGAATTTCATGGCGGTATTACCGAAGTCTATTGTTTCCTTCAAAAATTACTATCCCTATGTTCGTTTAGAAATCACGGAGAAAGATTCCATTGATATTATCGAGGACATTAAGCAAAATAAAACGGACATGGGTTTGATTTATTTGAATCATGAGCCTAAAGTTACGGAAGATCTGTGGTTGACGAAGATGTTCGAATCGAGGGTAGTCGTATGCGTAAGCAAACATTCATGGCTCGCTTCCAAAAGCAGCGTTACCCGAAAAGATTTGATTACACAACCGTTTGTCAGTATAAACGGGAGCTTTTCAAAGCGTTACATGGAGCAATTCAAGGAGAAATATGGCCCGGTCAACATTATTTTCACATCCAACAATCAAGAGGTTCTGAAGCGAACGATCGCGGAGGGGGCAGCCATCGGTATTTTCATTGAATTTAGCATTAAAAAGGATCCGCTTATTACGAGTGGTGAAATTGTAGCCATTCCTCTGGTGAGCGATGAGAGCAATATCGTAACTTTTGGCTGCGCACGATCCAAGAAGCAGAACTTCCCAAGAACGCACCAAGTATTTTTGAAATATTTATTAACCGAAATTCATTCGCTCGAAAAATAA
- a CDS encoding ABC transporter ATP-binding protein, which translates to MANVTFMNVNKTFVSKESTVQALRNVNLELKQDEFVAIIGPSGCGKSTMLKIAAGLDVKYEGSVLLDGQPVTRPSIEKGFIFQEHRLFPWLTVEKNIAANLSLKDPAVRQQVNKVIELVKLTGFEKAFPKQLSGGMSQRVAIARALMHQPQLLLLDEPFGALDAFTRNHMQEALLDIWREHRMTMLLVTHDIDEAIFLADRIVVMEAKPGTIKEIIPIELQHPRTRVSTSFMDYRKRVLYALGGHEEMEPAYSI; encoded by the coding sequence ATGGCGAATGTGACATTTATGAATGTGAACAAAACGTTTGTTTCGAAGGAAAGTACGGTCCAAGCACTGCGCAATGTAAATTTGGAATTAAAACAGGATGAGTTTGTAGCCATTATTGGTCCAAGCGGCTGTGGTAAAAGCACTATGTTGAAAATTGCCGCTGGACTGGACGTCAAATATGAGGGCTCTGTCCTCTTAGACGGTCAACCTGTAACCAGGCCAAGTATCGAAAAAGGATTCATCTTCCAAGAACACCGCTTGTTCCCTTGGTTAACGGTTGAGAAAAATATAGCAGCTAATTTATCTTTAAAAGATCCCGCCGTCAGGCAACAAGTAAATAAAGTGATTGAATTAGTCAAGTTGACTGGCTTCGAGAAGGCTTTCCCCAAACAGCTTTCAGGCGGAATGTCCCAACGGGTGGCAATAGCGCGCGCACTCATGCATCAGCCGCAGCTTCTTTTACTGGATGAGCCCTTTGGAGCTCTCGATGCTTTTACCCGGAACCATATGCAGGAAGCACTGCTAGACATTTGGCGCGAGCACCGGATGACGATGCTGCTTGTCACTCACGATATTGATGAAGCCATCTTTTTGGCCGATCGCATTGTCGTCATGGAGGCCAAACCCGGAACAATTAAGGAAATTATTCCGATTGAGCTGCAGCATCCTCGTACTCGTGTGTCCACCTCTTTCATGGACTATCGCAAACGCGTGCTGTACGCCCTAGGCGGACATGAAGAGATGGAACCCGCTTACTCCATTTAA
- a CDS encoding PH domain-containing protein, with product MFKKFAADALGLSDIGKVISPSDFDKVDSDDYVMHEDGEKIFFIIKSKKDEYCFTNLALIHLDGDSAISSKRVLKRFSYHTNAISKVYMETAGTIDLDVEIKFIIGEVNFSIDVDKKQIEQIKDLYKALINISETVAHNEHLYDYAKQSVVIAKEATGRITTQTTSPVAQFDAINESVYNWLKGKHSELKIKDFGYIFERYINN from the coding sequence TTGTTCAAGAAGTTTGCGGCAGATGCATTAGGTTTAAGTGATATCGGGAAAGTAATTAGCCCTAGTGATTTTGACAAGGTAGATTCAGATGATTATGTGATGCATGAGGATGGAGAGAAAATTTTCTTCATCATCAAGTCGAAGAAGGACGAATACTGCTTTACCAACCTTGCCCTCATCCACCTTGATGGTGATAGTGCTATTAGCAGCAAGCGTGTGCTTAAGCGTTTCAGTTATCACACAAATGCAATTTCCAAAGTGTATATGGAAACGGCTGGAACGATCGATCTTGATGTCGAGATCAAGTTCATAATTGGGGAAGTCAACTTCTCGATCGATGTGGACAAGAAGCAAATTGAGCAAATCAAAGACTTGTATAAAGCCTTAATTAATATTTCCGAGACAGTAGCACATAATGAGCACTTGTATGATTACGCGAAGCAAAGCGTAGTTATTGCGAAGGAAGCGACAGGTCGAATCACAACGCAAACTACTTCCCCAGTAGCCCAATTCGATGCCATTAACGAATCCGTCTACAATTGGTTGAAGGGCAAGCATTCTGAGTTGAAGATTAAGGATTTTGGATACATATTTGAACGTTATATTAACAATTAA
- a CDS encoding winged helix-turn-helix transcriptional regulator: protein MTTYCKFETALDILVGKWKPVILLRLFSNGTMRFSELQKAIPDITKKMLTQQLRELEYHDIIHREVYHQIPPKVEYSITAYGQQMTPLLQAMNDWGVAHMAHLDALYGDGESAEPSERK from the coding sequence ATGACTACTTATTGTAAATTTGAAACAGCGTTAGATATCCTGGTTGGGAAATGGAAGCCTGTTATCCTGCTTCGCCTTTTTTCAAATGGCACAATGAGATTTAGCGAATTGCAAAAAGCAATCCCGGATATCACAAAAAAAATGCTCACTCAACAATTAAGAGAATTAGAGTATCACGATATCATACACCGCGAGGTCTATCACCAAATTCCTCCCAAAGTTGAATATTCTATTACGGCCTACGGCCAACAAATGACCCCTTTATTACAGGCTATGAATGATTGGGGAGTGGCCCATATGGCTCATTTGGACGCGCTATATGGGGATGGCGAGTCGGCAGAACCCTCGGAACGCAAATGA
- a CDS encoding DoxX family protein produces the protein MNIALWIVQGILAIIFIFSGWMKAFQYEKAQASWPWAKEVSRGLVFFIGIAELLGVLGLILPQATNISPALTPIAAIGIATIVVLGAVFHAKRKEYQEIGVNIVFLALVLFVVIGRM, from the coding sequence ATGAATATCGCGTTATGGATTGTGCAAGGGATTTTAGCAATCATTTTTATTTTTTCTGGATGGATGAAGGCGTTTCAGTATGAGAAAGCACAAGCGTCCTGGCCATGGGCGAAGGAAGTTTCGCGAGGGTTGGTTTTCTTTATTGGAATAGCCGAATTGCTCGGGGTACTTGGGTTAATTTTGCCTCAAGCGACGAATATTTCACCGGCGTTGACGCCGATTGCCGCAATCGGGATTGCCACAATTGTAGTTTTGGGAGCCGTATTCCATGCCAAGCGTAAAGAGTATCAAGAAATTGGCGTGAATATCGTTTTCTTGGCGTTAGTCTTATTTGTAGTAATCGGTCGCATGTGA
- a CDS encoding AraC family transcriptional regulator, with product MKMKIEYDNPIPINAYLWCPKPYLQPLHFHSSLEMGYCLEGKGQFVFENKQYEVSKGDVFIVNNTELHIAQSAQHDPSRYIFVNFDPSLFLEEDERLLLPFAYRSERFENHIAAGTALAQKIGALIQQIYEELNTKDEGYLTISRCKLLELGVTLLRHYRNTFSKEQWLKMSKSQREIKEMMLFVKEKYLEPLQLTDVAAHLGWSNARTSRLFKEHTGSSFLNYLTQLRISEARKQLVTNLDSIADISFSSGFQSLASFYRAFSLVVGMSPQEYRKQFGVNQLF from the coding sequence ATGAAGATGAAGATAGAATATGACAATCCCATTCCAATTAATGCTTATCTTTGGTGTCCTAAACCGTATCTGCAGCCTCTTCATTTTCATTCAAGTTTGGAAATGGGCTATTGCTTGGAAGGCAAAGGGCAATTTGTTTTTGAAAATAAGCAGTACGAGGTTAGCAAAGGTGATGTATTTATTGTCAATAATACGGAACTCCATATAGCACAATCTGCTCAGCATGATCCAAGCCGATATATTTTTGTTAATTTCGACCCTAGTCTCTTCCTGGAAGAAGATGAAAGATTATTGCTGCCATTTGCTTATCGGTCTGAGAGATTTGAGAATCATATAGCAGCTGGGACAGCGCTTGCACAGAAGATAGGGGCATTAATTCAGCAGATTTATGAGGAGCTAAACACGAAAGATGAGGGTTATCTTACAATTTCTCGCTGCAAATTGCTGGAGCTGGGTGTTACATTGCTTCGCCATTATAGGAATACTTTCAGCAAAGAGCAATGGCTAAAAATGTCCAAATCCCAGCGTGAGATCAAAGAGATGATGCTATTTGTCAAAGAAAAGTATCTTGAGCCCCTACAGCTTACAGATGTTGCCGCTCATCTAGGCTGGAGCAATGCGCGGACAAGCCGCTTGTTCAAGGAGCATACAGGGAGCAGCTTTTTGAATTACCTGACACAGCTGCGCATTAGCGAAGCCAGGAAACAACTTGTCACTAACCTTGATAGTATCGCGGACATTAGTTTTTCCAGCGGGTTCCAGAGCTTGGCGTCCTTCTATCGAGCATTTAGTTTGGTCGTCGGAATGTCTCCTCAGGAATATCGCAAACAATTTGGCGTTAATCAATTATTTTGA
- a CDS encoding ADP-ribosylglycohydrolase family protein: MAGWEKLKEIVNLEIVQRGEEGCDVSGFQAKWIKAGDDEAKLMEVYQQLMELEIGADFKFIEPSDLPGILAMRPEGPRRITVDKSEAEWLNQFQGAWLGRSIGCALGKPLEQGQFMGGSGGRAGWKNIELWFKGADAWPISGYTPGSSRASVEYGLELSHWCHKSFKENIQFMESDDDIRYTVLGLILLEEKGLDFDSWDIGKLWHMHLSYQQVCTAETQSYLNFAQVTSHMNDSKPEDWAQKSEWVRTWLNPYREWIGAQIRADSFAYGAAGNPELAAELAWRDASFSHVKNGIYGEMFVAAMIAAAFNETDNERIVEIGLSEIPRDSRLAHDIRKAVEIARDAVDQLDLVDRIWEAFKQYHSVHTNNNAALVAASLIFAKDDFELAVTTAVLGGWDTDCNGATVGSIMGAKLGADKLPAQWAEPLNDKLYAEVTGFHPIAISDCAKRSYEVFKKISAEIGRK, translated from the coding sequence ATGGCTGGCTGGGAAAAATTAAAGGAAATTGTCAATTTAGAAATCGTCCAAAGGGGAGAAGAAGGTTGTGATGTAAGTGGGTTTCAAGCGAAGTGGATCAAGGCTGGAGATGACGAAGCGAAGTTGATGGAAGTTTATCAGCAGTTGATGGAGCTTGAGATTGGTGCGGATTTTAAGTTTATTGAGCCATCTGATTTGCCAGGTATTCTTGCGATGCGCCCGGAAGGACCTAGAAGAATAACTGTGGATAAGTCAGAGGCAGAATGGCTAAATCAATTTCAGGGTGCGTGGCTCGGCCGAAGTATTGGATGTGCATTGGGTAAACCGCTTGAGCAGGGACAATTTATGGGGGGAAGCGGCGGGAGAGCTGGCTGGAAGAATATTGAGCTGTGGTTTAAAGGAGCAGATGCTTGGCCAATTAGCGGATATACGCCAGGGAGTTCACGGGCGTCTGTTGAGTATGGATTGGAACTAAGTCACTGGTGTCATAAAAGCTTCAAGGAAAACATTCAGTTTATGGAATCAGACGATGATATACGTTATACCGTGTTAGGCTTGATTCTTTTAGAGGAAAAAGGATTGGATTTTGATTCTTGGGATATTGGCAAATTGTGGCACATGCACCTCAGCTACCAGCAAGTATGTACAGCAGAAACGCAATCTTATTTGAATTTCGCTCAGGTGACATCACATATGAATGATAGCAAACCGGAGGACTGGGCACAGAAGAGTGAATGGGTGCGAACATGGTTAAACCCGTATCGTGAGTGGATTGGCGCACAAATCAGAGCGGATAGCTTTGCTTACGGCGCTGCGGGGAATCCAGAGCTTGCAGCAGAATTAGCTTGGCGGGATGCTTCCTTCTCCCATGTAAAGAACGGCATTTATGGGGAAATGTTTGTGGCAGCAATGATTGCAGCTGCTTTTAATGAAACTGATAATGAACGTATTGTGGAAATCGGGCTTAGTGAAATCCCTAGAGACAGCCGACTGGCTCATGATATTCGAAAAGCTGTAGAAATCGCACGCGATGCTGTTGATCAATTGGATCTTGTCGATCGTATATGGGAAGCGTTCAAGCAATATCATTCTGTCCATACGAACAATAACGCAGCATTAGTTGCGGCTTCGCTCATCTTTGCGAAGGACGATTTTGAGCTGGCTGTTACGACAGCGGTTCTAGGCGGTTGGGATACAGATTGCAACGGAGCTACAGTTGGATCGATAATGGGGGCGAAGCTAGGGGCAGATAAGCTTCCGGCTCAATGGGCAGAGCCGCTTAACGATAAACTATACGCAGAAGTGACAGGATTCCATCCCATAGCTATTTCGGATTGCGCCAAACGCAGCTATGAGGTGTTTAAGAAGATATCTGCTGAAATTGGGCGGAAATAA